The following is a genomic window from Rhodoligotrophos defluvii.
CACGCTCAGGAAGGTAGTCGGCACGATCAGCAGCGCTCCAACGACGCCCAGAACCGCCGCCACGATCCAGGCGAAAAGATGCACCGAGCGCAGATTCAGCCCGCAAACCTCGGCGGCGAACGGGTTATCCGAGATGGCTCGAAAGGCGATGCCGAGCTTGGTGTGGTCGATGACGAAGAAGAGAGCGCCGATGGTGACGACCGCGACGGCGAGCACCGTCAGGTCGTAGCCCGTGACCAGCAGCCCCAGTACCGACAGGCTGAAGCGCGGCACCGGCAGGTCGAGGCCGACGATGTCGGCGCCGAAGATCAGCAGCGTCGCCCCCTGTGCGATCAGGCCGACGCCCAAAGTCGCTATCGTCGCCGTGAGGTCGTTCTCGAAGACCAGGGGCGAGATGATCGCGTAGGTCAGGAAGGCAATGGCGATCACGGCGACGACCGCCAGGAGCACGGCAGCGCCCCAGCTGAGCTCCAGCAGCACCCCGCTCGAAAAGCCGTATATGAGGAAGGCGGCAAAGCCCGCCACATTGCCGTGCGAGAAATTCACCACCCGCGAGCACTTGAAGATCATGACCAGCCCGAGCGCCCCAAGCGCATAGAGGCAGCCGGTGATCATTCCCGACCAGATCAGCGGGAAGAGATCGCGCGCCGCCGTGGCAAGAACATCCGGGAGGCTCATGAGGTCTCGGCTCCCCCGCCTTGTCCCATGACGCCATCCTCCACGAGCTTGATCACGCCCGGGAAGTAGCGCCCGCCCAGCCCGTGCTCGACCGCGGCGCTGTAATAGCGCCGTGCGGTCTCGGCTGCGGGCAGCGGAATGCCCGCCTCACCTGCCAGCTCGAAGACGTAGCCGATGTCCTTGAGCACATATTCGGGCGAGAAAGCCTTTTCCGGAAAGTTGCGCGGCAGCATGGCCTTGCGGCCGTGATTGCGCAGAACGAAACTGTCGCCCGATCCCTTGGACACCGCTTCGAGCAGCGTCTCCGGGGCAACGCCCGCCTTCTCGCCCAGAACCATCATCTCGGCCAAAGCCACTGTGTTGGCGAAAACGAGCATGTTGTTGACGAGCTTCAGCACCTGCCCCGCCCCTACCTCGCCGCCATGCGTGATGTCGGTGGCGATGTAGTCGAGCATCGGCCGGATACGCGCGTAAAGTGCGTCCGGCGCGCCCACCATGATCGCGAGCTCGCCGCTTTGGGCCGCCTCGCGCGTGCGCGCCACCGGCGCGTCGGCAAAGCCGATATCCTTCTGCGCAAGGATGCCGGCCATCTTGCGCGCCACGGCAACGGGCATGGTGGAGAGGTCGACCACCGCCGTCCCCGGCCGTGCATTCGTCAGAATCAGGCCGCAGACCATCTCGACCTGCGGTCCGCCGGGCAGCGACAGGAAGACGAGATCCGCCTCCGCCGCCAGCGCCTCGATGGAAGCGGCGGTCTCGGCTTTGGTATCGCGCAATGCCGCCAGCGCCTCACTCGAGAGGTCGAAGGCGATCACCCGCCCGGGGTGCTTCCTGGCCATGTTCCGGCACATGGGGCCGCCCATGACGCCGAGCCCGATGAATCCGATCGTCGCGTCCTTGCTCATGCCGCTCAATCCATCAACATGCCGCCGTTCACGTCGAGAACGGTTCCGGTGATCCAGTTGGACGCGGGTGAACAGAGAAAGAGGATCGCTTGGGCGATATCTTCCGGCTGCCCGAAGCGCCCGAGCGGCACGTTGCCATTGGGAGAAGGGGCGGCGCGCTGCGTCACCGTTTCCCACATGGGCGTTTCCACCGGCCCCGGCGCGATGACATTGGCAAAGACGCCGTGCGAGGCTCCCGCCTTGGCGACCCACTTCATCAGCCCGTGCACGGCCGACTTGGCAGCCACATAGGAGGGGCCGGACGCCACACCGCCGATCTTCGCCGCGATGGAACCGAGCGCCACGATTTTGCCCCCGCCCTGCTCGGCCATCACCGGAAAGACGGCACGGACGGGATTGACGACGCCCATCAGGTTGACATCGAGGATCGTGCGCCACTCTTCATTGGTGGATTGGGTCAGCGAGCGGTGGGAAATCGTCCCGGCACAAAGCACCAGCGCATCGATGCGGCCGTGCTCCCTGCGGATACCGCCCAGAAGTGCATCGGTTTCCTCCACCGAGGTCACGTCATAGCGACGGTAGACCACCTTGCCGGCGCTGAAGGTCGCCTCTTCCACGATGTCGGTGGCGATCACCGTTGCGCCTGCCTCCGCAAGCGCCAAAACCGTCGCCCTGCCGATGCCTCCCGCAGCACCCGTGACTATGGCGACCGATCCGTCGAGACGCGCCGGCGCGCTGACCGGAACAAGGCCCATTCGATTTCCTCCCGCGTTTTTCCTCTTCGTTCGACAGCATGGGCGCCCGCCGCATTTCTCGCAGCGGGCACACCGGCACCCCTCATTCGGCCATGGGCGCGTCGAAAACAACAGCGGGATAGGGCCTGAATTCCTGCACCAGCTCGAATTCCCCGTTCTTCACCTGGATGATACCTTCCTGGCGCGTGCCTCGATGATCACCCGGCTTGAAGGAGACACCCCGCGCTCCGCCCACCGAAACATTGTCCAGCGTCTCAAGCGCCGCGATGAGATTCTCGCGCGTCAATTCCTTGCCGCTTTTTAGTAGCGCTTCGAAGCCTTTGTGGAAAATCCCGGCATTGCTCCAGCCGTTCAGGCCGAACACGCCGATTGGATCCTCCGGGTAGTATTTCTTGATCGACTCGCGATAGGCAACGATCTCCGGATCGTCGCTCGAAACCGGTAGGAGCCAGGAGGAAAAATAAACCCCTTCCAGCAGATCGCCTGCAAGCTTTAGGGTCGACGGATCAGCCGTGAAGAACGGCGCGAACCATTTCACGTCCAGCCCCTGCAAGTCCGCCGCTTTCAGGGCGGCCGCAAGATTCGCGTTCGAGCCAAAGAGGATCACGGCCTCAGCACCGGCGTTGGCGACACGGCGGATATGCGGGCTGAAGCTCGTCGTCTTGACGTCGAACGGCACGGAGGCCGCGGGCTCGAGCCCGAGCTTCTTCATATAGGCATCGAAACCACGCTTGGCCGACTTGCCGAGCTCGTCATTTTCCCAGAGAAGGGCGATCTTCTTCAAGCCCAGCGTGTTGACCGCATAGTCCAGGTTGGAAGCCGCCGACCAGCCGTAATCCGGCAAAAGCGGAAAGACATTCGGCTCCACGAAAAAAGCGCTCGCTCCGCCGATGGGGCTGACCACGGGGAGGCCGACCTCACGCGCATAAGGCAGCACAGCCACATTGGTGGCGGTCCCCACGGATGCGGACAGCGCGAAAATGCCGTCATCCTCGACGAGCTGACGTGTCACCGCCACGCTGCGTGCGGGATCATAGCCGTCATCCTTGGTCACATACTTGACCGTCCAGCCGTCGATCCCGCCCTGCTCGTTGAGATTGCGGTAATACGCATCGGCGGCATGAGTGAGGATCGCGTAGAAGGGCACAGGGCCGGTTACCGGCGTAAAGGCGCCGATCGTTACCACTTTCTTCTCTTCATCGATCCCGACATCCGCGGCCCCGGCGGCCCCGGCCACACCCAGAGCAGCCGCCACAAGCGCAGCCCTGATCCCATATCCGACACGCGAAAGCATCTGCACTCCTCCCATCCGTCACATTGTTCTTGAATCGAGGATATGTGCGTATTTTAAGCCCGTCAATGCATAATGCATTAAATATCTACTCTCGAATCGCCAATGCCTCATCACCCAGGAATGATCCCCAAAGTCGCCCTCTTGAAAGCTGCTCAGTTAGGCGATAATGAGGTTCATGGGACAAAATAATGCATTATTCGCCATCTGGGGAAAAGTTGCGCACCGCCCTCTCCGCTGCACAGCATCAGGAATGCATCAAACGGGCCGGGAAGGCCATGGAGGAAACCATGAACCACGGCGTATTGTCCAACAGGACGGTGATCGAGCTGGGCAGCATGATTGCCGCGCCCTACGCCACACACATCCTGAACCAGCTCGGGGCGGACGTCATCAAGATCGAACCTCCGGCGGGCGAAACCACGCGCAAGCTCGTCCGGGGCGGCCCGAGCGGCAGCTATCTCGCCTTCAACCGCGGCAAGAAGAGCCTTTGCCTCGACCTGCAGACGGATGCGGGCCAGGAGATATTCCGCAAGCTGGTCGAGCGGGCCGACATCATCGTTCAAAACCTCTCCCCCTCTGCCGCCCGCAAGATGGGCCTCACTTACGAGGCCTGCAGGGCCCTCAATCGCGATATCGTTTTCTGCCATATCAAGGGCTACGGTCCCGGCCCACTGCAGGACGAGGTCGCCTCGAACCCCATTGCTGAAGCGGCGACCGGAGTAATGTACGCCAATCGTGTCGACGGTCGGCCATCCCGGCTCGGCCCTTCCTATC
Proteins encoded in this region:
- a CDS encoding branched-chain amino acid ABC transporter permease → MSLPDVLATAARDLFPLIWSGMITGCLYALGALGLVMIFKCSRVVNFSHGNVAGFAAFLIYGFSSGVLLELSWGAAVLLAVVAVIAIAFLTYAIISPLVFENDLTATIATLGVGLIAQGATLLIFGADIVGLDLPVPRFSLSVLGLLVTGYDLTVLAVAVVTIGALFFVIDHTKLGIAFRAISDNPFAAEVCGLNLRSVHLFAWIVAAVLGVVGALLIVPTTFLSVTTVAAFMLQAFAAAVIGGFASLPGSLIGGILIGILMNLFTFYVSPEFSSTFLLGIILVALNIFPNGILERVGGSRV
- a CDS encoding NAD(P)-dependent oxidoreductase; amino-acid sequence: MSKDATIGFIGLGVMGGPMCRNMARKHPGRVIAFDLSSEALAALRDTKAETAASIEALAAEADLVFLSLPGGPQVEMVCGLILTNARPGTAVVDLSTMPVAVARKMAGILAQKDIGFADAPVARTREAAQSGELAIMVGAPDALYARIRPMLDYIATDITHGGEVGAGQVLKLVNNMLVFANTVALAEMMVLGEKAGVAPETLLEAVSKGSGDSFVLRNHGRKAMLPRNFPEKAFSPEYVLKDIGYVFELAGEAGIPLPAAETARRYYSAAVEHGLGGRYFPGVIKLVEDGVMGQGGGAETS
- a CDS encoding SDR family NAD(P)-dependent oxidoreductase; amino-acid sequence: MGLVPVSAPARLDGSVAIVTGAAGGIGRATVLALAEAGATVIATDIVEEATFSAGKVVYRRYDVTSVEETDALLGGIRREHGRIDALVLCAGTISHRSLTQSTNEEWRTILDVNLMGVVNPVRAVFPVMAEQGGGKIVALGSIAAKIGGVASGPSYVAAKSAVHGLMKWVAKAGASHGVFANVIAPGPVETPMWETVTQRAAPSPNGNVPLGRFGQPEDIAQAILFLCSPASNWITGTVLDVNGGMLMD
- a CDS encoding ABC transporter substrate-binding protein, with the protein product MLSRVGYGIRAALVAAALGVAGAAGAADVGIDEEKKVVTIGAFTPVTGPVPFYAILTHAADAYYRNLNEQGGIDGWTVKYVTKDDGYDPARSVAVTRQLVEDDGIFALSASVGTATNVAVLPYAREVGLPVVSPIGGASAFFVEPNVFPLLPDYGWSAASNLDYAVNTLGLKKIALLWENDELGKSAKRGFDAYMKKLGLEPAASVPFDVKTTSFSPHIRRVANAGAEAVILFGSNANLAAALKAADLQGLDVKWFAPFFTADPSTLKLAGDLLEGVYFSSWLLPVSSDDPEIVAYRESIKKYYPEDPIGVFGLNGWSNAGIFHKGFEALLKSGKELTRENLIAALETLDNVSVGGARGVSFKPGDHRGTRQEGIIQVKNGEFELVQEFRPYPAVVFDAPMAE